One window of Phycodurus eques isolate BA_2022a chromosome 17, UOR_Pequ_1.1, whole genome shotgun sequence genomic DNA carries:
- the mtus2a gene encoding microtubule-associated tumor suppressor candidate 2 homolog isoform X1, giving the protein MSIPTNFKERGVVARAEKITNKAPIQFTHTGDDNANQLSSLSDQGGLLGDTGCNKSSLPPLVSQSESHDKMIIWVSEQQCSEPGLREIELVECPDIHTLLRNQNEEDDDDEDGGSTKEGKDEGPMSISSSSTASSISIGVRRNDNDSNKVENRTQWDKEEWGKNTCQSTEEDTCVAGLAEEENTNTGRGGLKQSKSETNVFVSNLSTMNLSGSLSSALDSRRDTFICLPSSKTSIGYANNTTSAQAVRRSAAVDNNPPPLYYQEKQCHSQDDRQDETSQWRNGSSSDGGLGQRRTGFEERVLPPRRQQLVRPLCQTEMGRAQNLAERSGQGSEVERPASDNSTTVSPSHSHNGSNKKLTKSSLREPSDFSHLYNTYGVFQSRQPNQAAINEVLLAEKQPGLITKSASNTSKPSTMEKRPQTQFTYRRNCSSPKRTFTPPQSPLRTLQGSPNRQASMYLISKDTRREAQHTLSGGGPDVKTSAQGHDSACMRTPVKTNIKPTGIPKAPLNNQQSTPNSSHNSSPKKSSPSPKLKPKGVRPKIITYVRKNPQFKPQAADGPYQVSSLPARLSTYTHGAGATPSSFKDTPIDSLKPEKETRGAPVLSASNLLYDKYHKDMQTNILPTGLLSRSIRVPGNTNTIPPTHTHSYTAPPKLSSKTEDFYGAQSQVARSASFKESSAEDPLQLRTAVQTGGSGSLLRSGRGLRLGLGAVTRTASGPIKDKGPGQSQRSTISQPIQQVCPAASQKSYDTAADDEVFIHHAPEAPALAQAQAVTSRSLLPKASQSGLRAPGFSTNRFPVGRLAAFGFVRSSSVSSAHSADSTQSDLSRIAHRLSVSEEPPLHRVTGGSPSTDHKRGAPCRSNSLQPPSTPVLPRRYLPAQPRSSPEVGRKEFQRRSEVTRSLPTSPKRLAVVPPKPQSPVQSGQRPAGGPPWGSVPPGSPRRVPPLKLQQEKEDAQQREDEERKAKEKENEDQREQLERLRGRCEQQEKQLRALKEKLRKTSLGLEAFIVTTQHYCLKNKITEESESNLFQEIQMMKEQLVSNSANWERLKLERSAVESAFECQLQELQLQQEVELSAVEESLRKCHSVETEHLKAELQSDLEELRTQQQEQVEEMTAHHQAAIQELRDMHNITMATMHEEHARTMRDLRKAHEQQKMLLEEDFEKLRLSLQDQVDTLTFQNHSLRDKAKRFEEALRKSTDEQIVDVLAPYQHIEKDLKSLKEVVEMKNQQIHQQEQKISDLEKVAQKNVFLEEKVQVLQQQNEDLKARIERNLTLSRQLSEENANLQESVEKESTEKKRLSRNNEELLWRLQTSPLMSPSSSPLHCSFSTSPIPSSPLFSSSPAPSLGCHSPTHCHGCPQLHGNSPQSTSPFHTANQNYSPGPATPTHRVAANQNYSPGPATPTHRATANRNSATCLTLQR; this is encoded by the exons ATGAGCATCCCAACTAATTTCAAGGAACGTGGGGTTGTTGCGAGAGCGGAAAAGATTACAAACAAAGCTCCGATCCAATTCACTCACACTGGCGATGACAATGCCAATCAATTGTCTTCTTTAAGTGATCAAGGAGGCTTGTTAGGGGACACAGGGTGCAATAAGAGCTCACTCCCACCTTTGGTATCTCAAAGTGAATCCCACGACAAGATGATAATCTGGGTCTCTGAACAGCAGTGTTCGGAGCCTGGGCTCAGAGAGATCGAGCTTGTGGAGTGTCCTGACATACATACATTATTGAGAAACCAAAAtgaggaagatgatgatgacgagGATGGAGGAAGCACGAAAGAAGGTAAAGACGAGGGTCCAATGTCAATATCCTCCAGTTCAACTGCCAGCTCTATTTCAATTGGGGTGAGGAGGAATGACAACGACAGCAACAAAGTGGAGAACAGAACTCAGTGGGACAAAGaggaatggggaaaaaatacctGTCAAAGTACAGAGGAAGACACTTGTGTGGCAGGCTTAGCTGAAGAAGAGAACACCAACACAGGTAGAGGAGGGCTCAAGCAGTCAAAGTCggaaacaaatgtgtttgtctCCAATCTATCCACAATGAATCTTAGTGGAAGTCTATCTAGCGCCCTGGATTCTAGGAGAGATACTTTTATCTGTCTGCCCAGTTCTAAGACCAGCATTGGTTATGCCAACAACACTACCTCAGCCCAAGCTGTAAGAAGGTCAGCTGCTGTAGATAACAACCCTCCACCATTATATTATCAGGAGAAACAATGCCACAGTCAGGATGACAGACAGGATGAGACAAGCCAGTGGAGAAATGGATCATCCTCTGATGGTGGTCTTGGACAAAGAAGAACTGGGTTTGAGGAAAGGGTGCTACCACCGAGGCGGCAACAGCTTGTCAGACCCCTATGTCAGACAGAGATGGGAAGAGCGCAAAATTTAGCAGAGCGTAGTGGCCAAGGTTCTGAAGTTGAACGACCAGCCTCCGACAATAGCACAACAGTTTCACCGAGTCACTCTCACAATGGGTCAAACAAAAAGCTTACAAAATCATCTTTACGTGAACCATCTGATTTTTCACACCTGTACAACACATATGGAGTCTTCCAATCCAGACAGCCCAACCAGGCAGCCATAAATGAGGTTTTGTTAGCGGAAAAGCAGCCAGGTTTAATTACAAAGTCTGCTTCAAATACCTCCAAACCTTCCACCATGGAGAAGCGACCCCAGACTCAGTTCACCTACAGAAGGAATTGCTCCAGTCCCAAAAGGACGTTTACACCTCCCCAATCTCCTCTCAGGACACTCCAGGGCTCACCAAACAGGCAGGCCTCAATGTACCTCATCTCTAAGGATACACGTAGAGAAGCTCAACACACCCTGTCAGGAGGAGGCCCGGATGTCAAAACATCAGCTCAGGGCCATGACAGTGCTTGCATGAGAACACCAGTTAAAACCAACATAAAACCGACTGGAATACCCAAAGCGCCTCTGAACAACCAGCAAAGCACCCCCAACTCAAGCCATAACTCAAGCCCCAAAAAGAGCTCTCCTTCACCAAAACTTAAACCTAAAGGAGTACGCCCAAAAATCATCACTTACGTTCGGAAGAATCCTCAGTTCAAGCCTCAAGCTGCTGACGGACCTTATCAGGTATCTTCTTTACCAGCAAGGTTGTCCACATACACACATGGTGCAGGTGCAACACCTAGTTCCTTCAAAGATACACCTATAGACTCCTTaaagcctgaaaaagaaacCAGAGGGGCACCAGTACTCAGTGCCTCCAACTTGCTTTACGACAAGTACCACAaagacatgcaaacaaacatccTTCCAACAGGACTGTTGAGCAGGAGTATCCGGGTCCCGGGAAATACAAACACTATCCCTCCTACACATACCCACAGTTATACAGCACCCCCAAAGCTGAGCAGCAAAACAGAAGACTTCTATGGAGCACAGTCACAG GTCGCGAGATCAGCCAGTTTTAAAGAGAGTTCTGCAGAGGACCCACTACAGCTTCGGACTGCTGTTCAGACTGGAGGGAGCGGCAGTCTCTTGCGCTCTGGCAGAGGTCTACGTTTAGGCCTGGGTGCTGTGACCAGGACAGCTTCAGGCCCAATCAAGGACAAAGGACCTGGTCAAAGTCAGAGGTCAACAATTAGCCAACCAATTCAACAAGTCTGCCCAGCAGCCAGCCAGAAAAGCTACGATACCGCAG CTGATGATGAGGTTTTCATTCATCATGCTCCTGAGGCTCCAGCATTAGCACAGGCACAGGCCGTGACGTCCAGGTCCCTGCTTCCCAAAGCTAGCCAGTCAGGCCTTCGTGCCCCTGGCTTCAGCACCAACCGTTTCCCCGTGGGCCGCCTGGCAGCGTTTGGCTTCGTCAGGAGTTCTAGCGTGTCCTCTGCACACTCTGCCGACAGCACGCAGAGTGACCTGAGCAGGATCGCTCACC GTCTGAGTGTGAGCGAGGAGCCGCCTCTACACAGGGTGACCGGTGGCTCTCCATCAACAGATCACAAGAGAGGTGCGCCATGTCGCAGCAACAGCCTTCAGCCGCCATCCACCCCAGTACTGCCGCGCCGATACCTGCCCGCTCAACCAAGAAGCTCTCCTGAGG TTGGCAGGAAGGAGTTCCAGCGGCGTTCCGAGGTAACACGCTCCCTCCCAACCTCCCCGAAGAGGCTGGCAGTTGTTCCACCCAAACCTCAGTCACCAG TCCAGTCAGGCCAGCGACCTGCAGGAGGGCCGCCTTGGGGGTCAGTGCCCCCTGGGTCCCCTCGTCGCGTGCCCCCCTTGAAGCTGCAGCAAGAGAAGGAGGATGCTCAGCAGAGAGAAGACGAAGAAAGGAAAGCAAAGGAGAAGGAGAACGAGGACCAACGTGAGCAG CTGGAGAGGCTGCGTGGACGCTGTGAGCAGCAAGAAAAGCAACTGAGAGCtcttaaagaaaaactgaggaAGACCTCATTGGGTTTAGAAGCCTTCATCGTCACCACTCAGCATTACTGCCTCAAG aaTAAAATCACAGAAGAGAGTGAATCGAACTTATTCCAAGAAATACAAATGATGAAAGAGCAACTGG TGTCCAACTCTGCAAACTGGGAGAGACTCAAGCTGGAAAGGTCTGCAGTGGAATCGGCATTTGAATGTCAGCTGCAGGAGCTGCAGTTGCAGCAGGAAGTTGAGCTATCCGCCGTGGAGGAGAGCCTCCGGAAGTGTCACTCTGTTGAGACGGAACACCTGAAGGCGGAGCTTCAGTCGGATTTGGAGGAGCTTAGGACCCAGCAACAGGAGCAG GTGGAGGAGATGACAGCTCACCACCAGGCAGCCATTCAGGAACTCAGAGACATGCATAatatcaccatggcaacaatgCATGAGGAGCATGCCCGAACCATGAGAG ATTTAAGGAAAGCTCACGAGCAACAGAAGATGCTTCTTGAGGAGGATTTTGAGAAACTAAGGCTTTCACTTCAG GATCAAGTGGACACGCTCACATTTCAAAACCACAGTCTGCGGGACAAAGCCAAGCGCTTTGAAGAGGCTTTGAGAAAGAGCACCGACGAACAAATAGTT GATGTTTTAGCTCCATACCAGCATATTGAGAAGGATCTGAAGAGCTTGAAGGAGGTTGTGGAAATGAAGAATCAGCAAATACACCAGCAAGAGCAGAAGATCTCAGATCTGGAAAAAGTG GCCCAAAAGAATGTGTTCCTGGAGGAGAAGGTCCAGGTTCTGCAGCAACAAAATGAAGATCTGAAAGCTCGTATTGAAAGAAACCTCACCTTATCTAG GCAACTGTCAGAGGAGAACGCCAACCTCCAGGAATCTGTCGAGAAGGAGAGTACGGAGAAGAAACGACTCAGTCGGAACAACGAAGAGCTACTGTGGCGTCTCCAGACCAGCCCCCTGATGTCTCCCTCATCCTCCCCCCTCCACTGCTCCTTCTCTACCTCCCCCATCCCGTCATCCCCATTGTTCTCATCCTCACCTGCTCCTTCACTGGGATGCCACTCCCCCACCCACTGCCACGGCTGCCCCCAGCTCCATGGAAATTCTCCACAGTCCACCTCCCCCTTCCACACAGCCAATCAGAATTACTCCCCTGGCCCGGCCACACCCACCCACAGGGTAGCAGCCAATCAGAATTACTCCCCAGGCCCAGCTACACCCACTCATAGGGCAACAGCCAATCGTAATTCGGCAACTTGTCTCACTTTACAAAGATAG
- the mtus2a gene encoding microtubule-associated tumor suppressor candidate 2 homolog isoform X2 — protein sequence MSIPTNFKERGVVARAEKITNKAPIQFTHTGDDNANQLSSLSDQGGLLGDTGCNKSSLPPLVSQSESHDKMIIWVSEQQCSEPGLREIELVECPDIHTLLRNQNEEDDDDEDGGSTKEGKDEGPMSISSSSTASSISIGVRRNDNDSNKVENRTQWDKEEWGKNTCQSTEEDTCVAGLAEEENTNTGRGGLKQSKSETNVFVSNLSTMNLSGSLSSALDSRRDTFICLPSSKTSIGYANNTTSAQAVRRSAAVDNNPPPLYYQEKQCHSQDDRQDETSQWRNGSSSDGGLGQRRTGFEERVLPPRRQQLVRPLCQTEMGRAQNLAERSGQGSEVERPASDNSTTVSPSHSHNGSNKKLTKSSLREPSDFSHLYNTYGVFQSRQPNQAAINEVLLAEKQPGLITKSASNTSKPSTMEKRPQTQFTYRRNCSSPKRTFTPPQSPLRTLQGSPNRQASMYLISKDTRREAQHTLSGGGPDVKTSAQGHDSACMRTPVKTNIKPTGIPKAPLNNQQSTPNSSHNSSPKKSSPSPKLKPKGVRPKIITYVRKNPQFKPQAADGPYQVSSLPARLSTYTHGAGATPSSFKDTPIDSLKPEKETRGAPVLSASNLLYDKYHKDMQTNILPTGLLSRSIRVPGNTNTIPPTHTHSYTAPPKLSSKTEDFYGAQSQVARSASFKESSAEDPLQLRTAVQTGGSGSLLRSGRGLRLGLGAVTRTASGPIKDKGPGQSQRSTISQPIQQVCPAASQKSYDTAADDEVFIHHAPEAPALAQAQAVTSRSLLPKASQSGLRAPGFSTNRFPVGRLAAFGFVRSSSVSSAHSADSTQSDLSRIAHRLSVSEEPPLHRVTGGSPSTDHKRGAPCRSNSLQPPSTPVLPRRYLPAQPRSSPEVGRKEFQRRSEVTRSLPTSPKRLAVVPPKPQSPVQSGQRPAGGPPWGSVPPGSPRRVPPLKLQQEKEDAQQREDEERKAKEKENEDQREQLERLRGRCEQQEKQLRALKEKLRKTSLGLEAFIVTTQHYCLKNKITEESESNLFQEIQMMKEQLVSNSANWERLKLERSAVESAFECQLQELQLQQEVELSAVEESLRKCHSVETEHLKAELQSDLEELRTQQQEQVEEMTAHHQAAIQELRDMHNITMATMHEEHARTMRDLRKAHEQQKMLLEEDFEKLRLSLQDQVDTLTFQNHSLRDKAKRFEEALRKSTDEQIVATVRGERQPPGICREGEYGEETTQSEQRRATVASPDQPPDVSLILPPPLLLLYLPHPVIPIVLILTCSFTGMPLPHPLPRLPPAPWKFSTVHLPLPHSQSELLPWPGHTHPQGSSQSELLPRPSYTHS from the exons ATGAGCATCCCAACTAATTTCAAGGAACGTGGGGTTGTTGCGAGAGCGGAAAAGATTACAAACAAAGCTCCGATCCAATTCACTCACACTGGCGATGACAATGCCAATCAATTGTCTTCTTTAAGTGATCAAGGAGGCTTGTTAGGGGACACAGGGTGCAATAAGAGCTCACTCCCACCTTTGGTATCTCAAAGTGAATCCCACGACAAGATGATAATCTGGGTCTCTGAACAGCAGTGTTCGGAGCCTGGGCTCAGAGAGATCGAGCTTGTGGAGTGTCCTGACATACATACATTATTGAGAAACCAAAAtgaggaagatgatgatgacgagGATGGAGGAAGCACGAAAGAAGGTAAAGACGAGGGTCCAATGTCAATATCCTCCAGTTCAACTGCCAGCTCTATTTCAATTGGGGTGAGGAGGAATGACAACGACAGCAACAAAGTGGAGAACAGAACTCAGTGGGACAAAGaggaatggggaaaaaatacctGTCAAAGTACAGAGGAAGACACTTGTGTGGCAGGCTTAGCTGAAGAAGAGAACACCAACACAGGTAGAGGAGGGCTCAAGCAGTCAAAGTCggaaacaaatgtgtttgtctCCAATCTATCCACAATGAATCTTAGTGGAAGTCTATCTAGCGCCCTGGATTCTAGGAGAGATACTTTTATCTGTCTGCCCAGTTCTAAGACCAGCATTGGTTATGCCAACAACACTACCTCAGCCCAAGCTGTAAGAAGGTCAGCTGCTGTAGATAACAACCCTCCACCATTATATTATCAGGAGAAACAATGCCACAGTCAGGATGACAGACAGGATGAGACAAGCCAGTGGAGAAATGGATCATCCTCTGATGGTGGTCTTGGACAAAGAAGAACTGGGTTTGAGGAAAGGGTGCTACCACCGAGGCGGCAACAGCTTGTCAGACCCCTATGTCAGACAGAGATGGGAAGAGCGCAAAATTTAGCAGAGCGTAGTGGCCAAGGTTCTGAAGTTGAACGACCAGCCTCCGACAATAGCACAACAGTTTCACCGAGTCACTCTCACAATGGGTCAAACAAAAAGCTTACAAAATCATCTTTACGTGAACCATCTGATTTTTCACACCTGTACAACACATATGGAGTCTTCCAATCCAGACAGCCCAACCAGGCAGCCATAAATGAGGTTTTGTTAGCGGAAAAGCAGCCAGGTTTAATTACAAAGTCTGCTTCAAATACCTCCAAACCTTCCACCATGGAGAAGCGACCCCAGACTCAGTTCACCTACAGAAGGAATTGCTCCAGTCCCAAAAGGACGTTTACACCTCCCCAATCTCCTCTCAGGACACTCCAGGGCTCACCAAACAGGCAGGCCTCAATGTACCTCATCTCTAAGGATACACGTAGAGAAGCTCAACACACCCTGTCAGGAGGAGGCCCGGATGTCAAAACATCAGCTCAGGGCCATGACAGTGCTTGCATGAGAACACCAGTTAAAACCAACATAAAACCGACTGGAATACCCAAAGCGCCTCTGAACAACCAGCAAAGCACCCCCAACTCAAGCCATAACTCAAGCCCCAAAAAGAGCTCTCCTTCACCAAAACTTAAACCTAAAGGAGTACGCCCAAAAATCATCACTTACGTTCGGAAGAATCCTCAGTTCAAGCCTCAAGCTGCTGACGGACCTTATCAGGTATCTTCTTTACCAGCAAGGTTGTCCACATACACACATGGTGCAGGTGCAACACCTAGTTCCTTCAAAGATACACCTATAGACTCCTTaaagcctgaaaaagaaacCAGAGGGGCACCAGTACTCAGTGCCTCCAACTTGCTTTACGACAAGTACCACAaagacatgcaaacaaacatccTTCCAACAGGACTGTTGAGCAGGAGTATCCGGGTCCCGGGAAATACAAACACTATCCCTCCTACACATACCCACAGTTATACAGCACCCCCAAAGCTGAGCAGCAAAACAGAAGACTTCTATGGAGCACAGTCACAG GTCGCGAGATCAGCCAGTTTTAAAGAGAGTTCTGCAGAGGACCCACTACAGCTTCGGACTGCTGTTCAGACTGGAGGGAGCGGCAGTCTCTTGCGCTCTGGCAGAGGTCTACGTTTAGGCCTGGGTGCTGTGACCAGGACAGCTTCAGGCCCAATCAAGGACAAAGGACCTGGTCAAAGTCAGAGGTCAACAATTAGCCAACCAATTCAACAAGTCTGCCCAGCAGCCAGCCAGAAAAGCTACGATACCGCAG CTGATGATGAGGTTTTCATTCATCATGCTCCTGAGGCTCCAGCATTAGCACAGGCACAGGCCGTGACGTCCAGGTCCCTGCTTCCCAAAGCTAGCCAGTCAGGCCTTCGTGCCCCTGGCTTCAGCACCAACCGTTTCCCCGTGGGCCGCCTGGCAGCGTTTGGCTTCGTCAGGAGTTCTAGCGTGTCCTCTGCACACTCTGCCGACAGCACGCAGAGTGACCTGAGCAGGATCGCTCACC GTCTGAGTGTGAGCGAGGAGCCGCCTCTACACAGGGTGACCGGTGGCTCTCCATCAACAGATCACAAGAGAGGTGCGCCATGTCGCAGCAACAGCCTTCAGCCGCCATCCACCCCAGTACTGCCGCGCCGATACCTGCCCGCTCAACCAAGAAGCTCTCCTGAGG TTGGCAGGAAGGAGTTCCAGCGGCGTTCCGAGGTAACACGCTCCCTCCCAACCTCCCCGAAGAGGCTGGCAGTTGTTCCACCCAAACCTCAGTCACCAG TCCAGTCAGGCCAGCGACCTGCAGGAGGGCCGCCTTGGGGGTCAGTGCCCCCTGGGTCCCCTCGTCGCGTGCCCCCCTTGAAGCTGCAGCAAGAGAAGGAGGATGCTCAGCAGAGAGAAGACGAAGAAAGGAAAGCAAAGGAGAAGGAGAACGAGGACCAACGTGAGCAG CTGGAGAGGCTGCGTGGACGCTGTGAGCAGCAAGAAAAGCAACTGAGAGCtcttaaagaaaaactgaggaAGACCTCATTGGGTTTAGAAGCCTTCATCGTCACCACTCAGCATTACTGCCTCAAG aaTAAAATCACAGAAGAGAGTGAATCGAACTTATTCCAAGAAATACAAATGATGAAAGAGCAACTGG TGTCCAACTCTGCAAACTGGGAGAGACTCAAGCTGGAAAGGTCTGCAGTGGAATCGGCATTTGAATGTCAGCTGCAGGAGCTGCAGTTGCAGCAGGAAGTTGAGCTATCCGCCGTGGAGGAGAGCCTCCGGAAGTGTCACTCTGTTGAGACGGAACACCTGAAGGCGGAGCTTCAGTCGGATTTGGAGGAGCTTAGGACCCAGCAACAGGAGCAG GTGGAGGAGATGACAGCTCACCACCAGGCAGCCATTCAGGAACTCAGAGACATGCATAatatcaccatggcaacaatgCATGAGGAGCATGCCCGAACCATGAGAG ATTTAAGGAAAGCTCACGAGCAACAGAAGATGCTTCTTGAGGAGGATTTTGAGAAACTAAGGCTTTCACTTCAG GATCAAGTGGACACGCTCACATTTCAAAACCACAGTCTGCGGGACAAAGCCAAGCGCTTTGAAGAGGCTTTGAGAAAGAGCACCGACGAACAAATAGTT GCAACTGTCAGAGGAGAACGCCAACCTCCAGGAATCTGTCGAGAAGGAGAGTACGGAGAAGAAACGACTCAGTCGGAACAACGAAGAGCTACTGTGGCGTCTCCAGACCAGCCCCCTGATGTCTCCCTCATCCTCCCCCCTCCACTGCTCCTTCTCTACCTCCCCCATCCCGTCATCCCCATTGTTCTCATCCTCACCTGCTCCTTCACTGGGATGCCACTCCCCCACCCACTGCCACGGCTGCCCCCAGCTCCATGGAAATTCTCCACAGTCCACCTCCCCCTTCCACACAGCCAATCAGAATTACTCCCCTGGCCCGGCCACACCCACCCACAGGGTAGCAGCCAATCAGAATTACTCCCCAGGCCCAGCTACACCCACTCATAG